In the genome of Massilia sp. PAMC28688, one region contains:
- a CDS encoding lipid A biosynthesis acyltransferase produces the protein MRLLLGLMWLMHWLPLPILGRFGAAIGSLLFMLLKKRRHIALTNLRLCMPELSEQERVALARRHFQSYSRSVWERAILWWASEARLRRLIRVEPGVPLAQLQQRPTILLCPHFVCLDVAGVAVMLESSLCSIYVAQKNKAFDEVLRQGRSRFRPVQLFSRKEGVKPIIRAMREHLPYFMLPDMDFGAKDAEFVPFFGVPAATLTAPGRIAAATGAAVVPVVATFLPDYAGWRVQFFPPWEDYPGEDMVAAARRMNAFIEERVREAPAEYFWTHKRFKTRPAGEASPYIRP, from the coding sequence ATGAGGCTGCTGCTTGGCCTGATGTGGCTGATGCACTGGCTGCCGCTGCCGATCCTGGGGCGCTTTGGCGCTGCCATCGGCAGCCTGCTGTTCATGCTGCTCAAGAAACGGCGCCACATTGCCCTGACCAACCTGCGCCTGTGCATGCCCGAATTGAGCGAGCAGGAACGGGTGGCGCTGGCAAGGCGCCACTTCCAGTCGTATTCGCGCAGCGTGTGGGAGCGCGCCATCCTGTGGTGGGCGAGCGAGGCGCGCCTGCGGCGCCTGATCCGCGTGGAACCGGGGGTGCCGCTGGCGCAGCTGCAGCAGCGCCCCACCATCTTGCTGTGCCCCCATTTCGTGTGCCTGGACGTGGCCGGCGTGGCCGTCATGCTCGAGTCCAGCCTGTGCTCCATTTACGTGGCGCAGAAAAACAAGGCCTTTGACGAAGTGCTGCGCCAGGGCCGCTCGCGCTTTCGGCCGGTGCAACTGTTTTCGCGCAAAGAAGGGGTCAAGCCCATCATCCGCGCGATGCGCGAGCACCTGCCCTACTTCATGCTGCCGGACATGGATTTCGGCGCCAAGGATGCCGAGTTCGTGCCTTTTTTTGGCGTGCCCGCCGCCACGCTGACGGCGCCCGGGCGCATTGCCGCCGCCACCGGCGCGGCCGTGGTGCCGGTGGTGGCCACCTTTCTGCCTGACTACGCGGGCTGGCGCGTGCAATTTTTTCCGCCCTGGGAAGACTATCCGGGTGAAGACATGGTGGCGGCGGCGCGCCGCATGAATGCCTTCATCGAAGAGCGGGTGCGCGAGGCGCCGGCAGAGTATTTCTGGACCCACAAGCGGTTCAAGACGCGCCCGGCCGGCGAAGCGTCGCCCTATATTCGCCCCTGA
- the dapF gene encoding diaminopimelate epimerase produces MNLQFTKMHGAGNDFIVIDAINQNVDLSADQWRALADRRFGIGADQILVVERAHAPDCDFRYRIFNQDGSEVEQCGNGARAFVKFVTQKGLTSKAAIRVETMKGIITPRLEPDGSITVDMGPPRWTADALPFNAAGLACSSEGDDTLYPLALTAGALTSTVYVSLVSMGNPHAVQTVDDVDTAPVEELGALIERHERFPAKVNAGFMQVMDRGHIRLRVFERGAGETLACGTGACAAVVAGIRRGLLDSPVRVSARGGELSVAWAGGTAPVYLSGPAVTVFEGSISL; encoded by the coding sequence ATGAACCTTCAATTTACCAAAATGCATGGCGCCGGCAACGATTTCATCGTCATCGATGCCATCAACCAGAACGTCGACCTGAGCGCCGACCAGTGGCGCGCGCTGGCCGACCGCCGTTTCGGCATTGGCGCCGACCAGATCCTGGTGGTGGAACGCGCGCACGCGCCCGACTGCGATTTCCGTTACCGCATCTTCAACCAGGATGGCAGCGAAGTGGAACAGTGCGGCAATGGCGCCCGCGCCTTTGTCAAGTTCGTCACCCAGAAGGGCTTGACCAGCAAGGCCGCGATCCGGGTCGAGACCATGAAGGGCATCATCACGCCGCGCCTGGAGCCGGACGGCAGCATCACGGTGGACATGGGGCCGCCGCGCTGGACTGCGGACGCGCTGCCTTTCAATGCCGCCGGCCTGGCTTGCTCAAGCGAGGGCGACGATACGCTGTATCCACTGGCACTCACGGCCGGGGCGCTCACCAGCACCGTGTACGTGTCGCTGGTATCGATGGGCAATCCGCATGCCGTGCAGACGGTGGACGATGTCGACACCGCCCCGGTGGAAGAGCTGGGCGCGCTGATCGAGCGCCACGAGCGCTTTCCCGCCAAGGTCAATGCCGGCTTCATGCAGGTCATGGACCGCGGACATATCCGCCTGCGCGTGTTTGAACGGGGCGCCGGCGAGACGCTGGCCTGCGGCACGGGCGCCTGCGCCGCCGTGGTGGCAGGCATCCGGCGCGGCCTGCTTGATTCGCCCGTGCGCGTCTCGGCCCGGGGCGGCGAACTGTCGGTGGCATGGGCGGGCGGCACGGCGCCGGTATACCTGAGCGGGCCGGCGGTGACGGTATTTGAAGGCAGCATCAGCCTCTAG
- a CDS encoding SEL1-like repeat protein → MANREELGIIRGARGGQRDAQLALGRLYLYGSAGLPKSLPTALHWLDRAAEQGSHQACELIGAHIPLELAVQSARPVAQWYERAYDAGVLRAGVVLAQLTFEHQGGTDPARRAKALRALEQAARCGMADASRLYARYQQGGAPRPPAAGAANAAGAGVFASAAAPCPAPVPCAPAAPAPAAAERWPRAAASTGEPPARATAVPAAERAWHADSPDAFLAQALPRARALAAACAGQPLGAIHPGQDGVATLSRCARLLDAGGPGLRQRHGVSEAELHHFWELAAAEHDAHAQLAMGLWQARMHVDGQRIAAGAGAANFKKAIRWLALAGEQGLPQAWYALSRIYIKPEFSQRNVADAQAYLERAAGMGYREAQLECGHNAWRARREQEGNDVKAVYWLQKAAAQGCPQAAAALGKIAPRTASVFAGVAARAPATLATAYPLLSARLRLAALFGLSRAEALLLDIKSADHGHCLVVDIRASYGRCKRRLIAIASAQERRALDDIVQQFGPVDPGPGGPEGNYRQRLYRLKTVLPEAQQCEETEGESFEMAA, encoded by the coding sequence ATGGCAAATCGCGAAGAATTGGGCATTATCCGGGGCGCGCGCGGCGGCCAGCGCGATGCCCAGCTGGCGCTGGGGCGGCTCTATTTATATGGCAGTGCCGGCCTGCCCAAGAGCCTGCCCACGGCCCTGCACTGGCTCGACCGCGCTGCAGAGCAGGGTTCGCACCAGGCATGCGAGCTGATCGGCGCGCACATTCCGCTGGAACTGGCCGTGCAAAGCGCCCGTCCGGTGGCCCAGTGGTATGAGCGTGCCTACGACGCCGGGGTGCTGCGGGCCGGGGTGGTGCTGGCCCAGCTCACTTTCGAGCACCAGGGCGGGACCGATCCGGCGCGCCGGGCCAAGGCGTTGCGCGCGCTGGAACAGGCGGCCCGCTGCGGCATGGCCGACGCCAGCCGGCTGTACGCCCGCTACCAGCAAGGCGGCGCCCCGCGCCCGCCTGCCGCCGGTGCTGCGAACGCTGCTGGTGCCGGTGTCTTTGCCAGTGCTGCTGCGCCGTGCCCCGCCCCGGTTCCGTGCGCGCCTGCCGCTCCAGCCCCGGCCGCGGCCGAACGCTGGCCGCGGGCGGCCGCATCCACTGGCGAGCCGCCGGCGCGGGCCACCGCCGTACCGGCGGCGGAGCGCGCCTGGCATGCCGACAGTCCCGACGCCTTCCTGGCCCAGGCCCTGCCGCGCGCCCGTGCGCTCGCTGCCGCCTGCGCCGGCCAGCCCTTGGGCGCCATTCATCCGGGCCAGGACGGGGTCGCCACCTTGTCGCGCTGCGCCCGCCTGCTGGACGCCGGCGGGCCGGGCCTGCGCCAGCGCCACGGCGTGAGCGAGGCCGAGCTGCACCATTTCTGGGAACTGGCCGCCGCCGAACACGATGCCCATGCCCAGCTGGCCATGGGGCTGTGGCAGGCGCGCATGCACGTCGATGGCCAGCGCATTGCCGCCGGAGCCGGCGCGGCCAATTTCAAGAAAGCCATCCGCTGGCTGGCGCTGGCGGGCGAGCAGGGCTTGCCGCAAGCCTGGTATGCGTTGTCGCGTATCTATATCAAGCCGGAGTTTTCGCAGCGCAATGTGGCAGATGCCCAGGCCTATCTGGAGCGCGCCGCCGGCATGGGCTACCGCGAAGCCCAGCTCGAATGCGGCCACAACGCCTGGCGCGCCCGCCGCGAGCAGGAGGGCAACGATGTCAAGGCCGTGTACTGGCTGCAAAAGGCGGCGGCCCAGGGCTGTCCCCAGGCCGCCGCTGCGCTCGGCAAGATTGCGCCGCGCACCGCTTCCGTGTTTGCCGGCGTGGCCGCGCGCGCTCCGGCCACCCTGGCCACGGCCTATCCGCTGCTGTCGGCGCGCCTGCGCCTGGCCGCCCTGTTTGGTCTGAGCCGCGCTGAAGCCTTGCTGCTCGATATCAAAAGCGCCGACCACGGCCATTGCCTGGTGGTGGACATCCGCGCCAGCTACGGGCGCTGCAAGCGGCGCCTGATTGCCATCGCCTCGGCGCAGGAAAGGCGCGCGCTGGACGACATCGTGCAACAGTTCGGACCAGTGGACCCAGGCCCGGGCGGACCTGAAGGCAACTACCGCCAGCGCCTGTACCGGCTCAAGACAGTGTTGCCGGAAGCCCAGCAATGCGAGGAAACGGAAGGGGAATCGTTCGAGATGGCAGCCTGA
- a CDS encoding porin produces MKKSLLAVALLGAFAGAAHAQSSVQIYGNLDLGLVKRTDQSLNIGKRANNTLGFKGVEDLGNGLKAIFQLEMRYEPDTGANETGSNGYQRPLFQGQSRVGLSGDFGTVRVGRGLTAFQESSIAFEPWHGIPSPQGFQADLAVAGYTSDPLSPTGNSANRFSNAVFYNSPEWMGLQLNTTIATKEANGNAAFIGRGTAAAPQYPANTTSQTNPYSISVTYRNGPGALMLAAERNAVESKVASFAGSVYVMPETKLMFSITRQDQEHTRPFNYDTKAWVIGANHQIGNGKILAGVGMKHVDGMEKVKQFSLGYEYALSKRTYLYADFSNKKGAPAIAPSTQTSINHYALGVFHSF; encoded by the coding sequence ATGAAAAAATCATTGTTGGCCGTGGCACTCCTGGGCGCATTCGCCGGTGCAGCACACGCGCAGTCGTCCGTGCAGATCTACGGCAACCTGGACCTGGGCCTGGTCAAGCGTACCGACCAGTCGCTCAATATCGGCAAGCGCGCCAACAACACCCTCGGCTTCAAGGGTGTGGAAGACCTGGGCAATGGCCTGAAGGCGATCTTCCAGCTGGAAATGCGTTACGAGCCGGACACCGGCGCCAATGAAACCGGCAGCAACGGCTATCAGCGCCCCCTGTTCCAGGGCCAGAGCCGGGTGGGCCTGTCGGGCGACTTCGGTACCGTGCGCGTTGGCCGCGGCCTGACCGCGTTCCAGGAGTCGAGCATTGCGTTCGAGCCATGGCACGGCATTCCATCGCCACAGGGCTTCCAGGCTGACCTGGCAGTGGCCGGCTACACCTCGGACCCGCTGAGCCCGACCGGTAACTCGGCCAACCGTTTCTCGAACGCCGTGTTCTACAACTCGCCAGAGTGGATGGGCCTGCAGCTCAACACCACCATCGCCACCAAGGAAGCCAACGGCAACGCCGCCTTCATTGGCCGTGGTACGGCAGCAGCGCCGCAATACCCTGCCAACACCACGTCGCAGACCAACCCTTACTCGATCTCGGTTACCTACCGCAACGGCCCAGGCGCCCTGATGCTGGCTGCCGAGCGCAATGCCGTGGAATCGAAGGTTGCTTCCTTCGCAGGTTCCGTGTACGTCATGCCTGAAACCAAGCTGATGTTTTCGATCACCCGCCAGGACCAGGAGCACACCCGTCCGTTCAACTATGACACCAAGGCCTGGGTCATTGGCGCCAATCACCAGATCGGCAATGGCAAGATCCTGGCCGGCGTGGGCATGAAGCATGTCGACGGCATGGAAAAGGTCAAGCAGTTCTCGCTCGGCTACGAGTACGCGCTGTCGAAGCGTACCTACCTGTACGCGGACTTCTCGAACAAGAAGGGCGCACCGGCCATCGCGCCGAGCACCCAGACCAGCATCAATCACTACGCGCTGGGCGTGTTCCACTCGTTCTGA
- a CDS encoding porin — protein MKTKLLAGVIATSFAAPVLAQSSVQIYGIADMAVVKTKNEKTKLASGGADGSRIGFKGTEDIGGGYKAIFQLEARVELDTGTQTPALLHNNDGFYLLKGMGGLPAAARAGLAAGLRGFGDAAVNREKALFDRTAMVGLVTPVGAILMGRMYTPGYEVFAAADTFENGTGGAWGGITGGTAGFTAIGADIRSQKSIQYRIATPQGIGGSLMYGFKNSGYLGRYNKFYGAAVTYKANGFDVGVAHNRGHDLADRRSLTTSTIGGSYTMGDFKFFAGYHDQENYNSALLPDYIATYDTSVAPAFAMLDPVTRGALRNIFVTNITRNTQIDSNSAQVGLHYRIGAGRIMASVARQNDRTASDSDATLMAIGYDHNLSKRTDVYTVFAHIKNQNDGQYTPGVAGAPGGFTKVAGESSHSLQLGIRHRF, from the coding sequence ATGAAGACTAAATTACTCGCTGGTGTGATCGCTACCTCTTTCGCCGCCCCTGTGCTGGCCCAATCGAGCGTGCAGATCTACGGCATCGCCGACATGGCTGTGGTCAAGACCAAAAATGAAAAGACCAAGCTGGCAAGCGGCGGCGCGGATGGCTCGCGCATCGGTTTCAAAGGCACGGAAGACATCGGCGGCGGCTACAAGGCGATTTTCCAGCTGGAAGCACGCGTTGAACTCGACACCGGTACCCAGACCCCGGCCCTGCTGCACAACAATGACGGTTTCTACCTGCTCAAGGGCATGGGCGGCCTGCCGGCGGCAGCGCGCGCCGGCCTGGCTGCCGGCCTGCGCGGCTTCGGCGACGCTGCCGTGAACCGTGAAAAAGCCCTGTTCGACCGCACCGCCATGGTCGGCCTGGTCACTCCTGTGGGCGCCATCCTGATGGGCCGCATGTACACCCCTGGCTACGAAGTGTTTGCTGCTGCCGACACGTTTGAAAACGGCACCGGCGGCGCCTGGGGCGGCATCACCGGCGGCACCGCCGGCTTCACCGCCATCGGCGCTGACATTCGTTCGCAAAAGTCGATCCAGTACCGCATCGCCACGCCACAGGGTATCGGCGGCTCGCTGATGTACGGCTTCAAGAATTCCGGCTACCTGGGCCGCTACAACAAGTTCTACGGCGCCGCCGTGACCTACAAGGCCAACGGCTTTGACGTGGGCGTGGCGCACAACCGTGGCCACGACCTGGCCGACCGCCGCAGCCTGACCACCTCGACCATTGGTGGTTCCTACACCATGGGCGACTTCAAGTTCTTCGCCGGCTACCACGACCAGGAAAACTACAACTCGGCCCTGCTGCCGGACTACATCGCCACCTACGACACCTCGGTGGCACCGGCTTTCGCCATGCTCGACCCGGTCACCCGCGGCGCCCTGCGTAACATCTTCGTGACCAACATCACGCGCAACACGCAGATCGATTCGAACAGCGCCCAGGTTGGCTTGCACTACCGCATCGGCGCCGGCCGCATCATGGCTTCCGTTGCACGCCAGAACGACCGTACCGCCTCCGACAGCGATGCCACCCTGATGGCCATCGGTTACGACCACAACCTGTCCAAGCGTACCGACGTGTACACCGTGTTCGCGCACATCAAGAACCAGAACGATGGCCAGTACACCCCTGGCGTGGCCGGCGCTCCGGGCGGCTTCACCAAGGTCGCGGGCGAAAGCAGCCACTCGCTGCAGCTCGGTATCCGTCACCGCTTCTGA
- a CDS encoding DUF484 family protein, giving the protein MTATLDSSAVAAFLADNPHFFEEHAGLLGQVRLSSPLTGKAVSLQERQMEVMRDKYKALELRMSELIHLAQYNAAIANKFHAWTQGLLAARDGGDMAAAVTDGLRTHFGVPQATLRLWQLESGHEAQWYAQGVSEDARLFANSLLAPYCGSNHDFEAVRWLDDASAVASTVIIALRSNGGERAGQAFGLLIMGSPDPERFTAHMATDFLIHIGETASAALAALRAR; this is encoded by the coding sequence ATGACCGCAACACTGGATTCCTCTGCCGTCGCCGCCTTCCTGGCCGACAATCCGCACTTTTTCGAAGAACACGCCGGGCTGCTGGGCCAGGTGCGCCTGTCCAGCCCGCTGACCGGCAAGGCCGTGTCGCTCCAGGAGCGCCAGATGGAAGTCATGCGCGACAAGTACAAGGCGCTCGAACTGCGCATGTCCGAACTGATCCACCTGGCGCAGTACAATGCCGCCATTGCCAACAAGTTCCATGCCTGGACCCAGGGCCTGCTGGCCGCGCGCGACGGCGGCGACATGGCAGCGGCGGTGACCGATGGCCTGCGCACCCACTTCGGCGTGCCCCAGGCCACGCTGCGCCTGTGGCAACTGGAAAGCGGCCACGAAGCGCAATGGTATGCCCAGGGCGTGTCGGAAGATGCGCGCCTGTTCGCCAACAGCCTGCTGGCGCCCTATTGCGGCAGCAACCATGACTTCGAGGCCGTGCGCTGGCTGGACGACGCCTCCGCGGTCGCGTCCACCGTCATCATTGCGCTACGCAGCAATGGCGGCGAGCGTGCAGGCCAGGCTTTCGGCCTGCTGATCATGGGTTCGCCCGATCCGGAGCGCTTCACGGCGCACATGGCCACCGACTTCCTGATCCACATCGGCGAAACGGCCAGCGCGGCGCTGGCCGCCCTGCGCGCCAGGTAA
- a CDS encoding tyrosine recombinase XerC yields MDGAGRLDLAGRYLSQLATQRQLSVHTIGAYRRDLAELAALLPDTAWQEVQHNDIRRLAARLHAQGHSPRTIARKLSSWRGFFNWLARDAGLAANPVDAVRAPRAAKPLPKALSVDDAVHLVSGGAHGPAHPEPAALCNRAMFELLYSSGLRVSELVGVDVAYARGQDGRAASLGWLDLAAGEVVVTGKGGKMRKVPVGRHALEALQAWLAVRPPPADGSAALFVSARGARMSARVVQLRLKAHALRVGTSVNVHPHVLRHSFASHVLQSSGDLRAVQEMLGHASITSTQVYTALDFQHLAEVYDKAHPRAKARDGGK; encoded by the coding sequence ATGGACGGCGCCGGACGGCTGGACCTGGCCGGACGCTACCTGTCGCAGCTGGCCACCCAGCGCCAGCTCTCTGTCCATACCATTGGCGCCTACCGGCGCGACCTGGCCGAACTGGCCGCCCTGCTGCCGGACACGGCCTGGCAGGAAGTACAGCACAATGACATCCGGCGCCTGGCCGCGCGCCTGCATGCCCAGGGGCACAGTCCGCGCACCATTGCGCGCAAACTGTCGAGCTGGCGCGGCTTTTTCAACTGGCTGGCACGCGATGCCGGCCTGGCGGCCAATCCGGTCGATGCCGTACGCGCACCGCGCGCTGCCAAACCGCTGCCCAAGGCCCTGTCGGTGGACGATGCCGTGCACCTGGTGTCGGGCGGCGCCCACGGGCCCGCCCATCCGGAACCGGCCGCGCTGTGCAACCGCGCCATGTTCGAACTGCTGTACTCGAGCGGGCTGCGGGTGTCCGAACTGGTGGGCGTGGATGTGGCGTATGCCCGGGGCCAGGACGGGCGCGCCGCCTCGCTGGGCTGGCTCGACCTGGCAGCAGGCGAAGTGGTGGTCACCGGCAAGGGCGGCAAGATGCGCAAGGTGCCGGTGGGAAGGCACGCGCTGGAGGCGCTCCAGGCCTGGCTGGCCGTGCGCCCGCCCCCCGCCGATGGCAGCGCCGCCTTGTTCGTCTCCGCACGCGGGGCGCGCATGTCGGCGCGCGTGGTGCAGCTGCGCCTGAAGGCCCATGCGCTCAGGGTCGGCACCAGCGTCAATGTGCATCCGCACGTGCTGCGCCACTCGTTTGCCTCGCATGTGCTGCAATCGTCGGGCGACCTGCGCGCGGTGCAGGAAATGCTGGGTCACGCGAGCATCACCTCGACCCAGGTCTACACGGCGCTCGACTTCCAGCACCTGGCCGAGGTGTATGACAAGGCCCATCCCCGGGCCAAGGCCAGGGACGGGGGCAAGTAG
- a CDS encoding GTP-binding protein, with protein MALIPSTILTGFLGAGKTTLLNRILREQHGFKIAVIENEFGQENIDNDILVQDSGEQIVEMNNGCICCTVRGDLIVALTSLAQKREAGELDFDRIIIETTGLANPGPVAQTFFVDEEVGAHYMLDAVITVVDARHAMDQLDQHEEAQRQVGFADKLLLSKTDLVDAASVKALEARLARMNPRAPISHVDFGHAPVADVLDIRGFNLNDKLELDPAFLTQDEAHDHAHDHGHEHVHTEACDHSQDAHSGEHDNAHDHHHSHHSDDIAAFVFKSERAFDPERLDQFLGSLVQVFGPRMLRYKGVLLMEGADRKVVFQGVHQIMGSDLGAKWAEHEPRASKMVFIGKNLPKDVFIRGLEQCLV; from the coding sequence ATGGCTCTCATTCCCAGCACCATCCTCACCGGCTTCCTCGGGGCCGGCAAGACCACCCTGCTCAACCGCATCCTGCGCGAGCAGCACGGGTTCAAGATTGCCGTCATCGAAAACGAGTTCGGCCAGGAAAACATCGACAACGACATCCTGGTGCAGGACAGCGGCGAGCAAATTGTGGAAATGAACAATGGCTGCATCTGCTGCACGGTTCGTGGCGACCTCATCGTGGCGCTGACCAGCCTGGCGCAAAAGCGCGAGGCGGGCGAGCTTGATTTTGACCGCATCATCATCGAAACGACCGGCCTGGCCAATCCCGGCCCCGTGGCGCAAACCTTTTTTGTGGACGAGGAAGTCGGCGCCCACTACATGCTCGACGCCGTCATCACCGTGGTCGACGCCCGCCATGCCATGGACCAGCTCGACCAGCACGAAGAAGCCCAGCGCCAGGTTGGCTTTGCCGACAAGCTCCTCCTGTCCAAGACCGACCTCGTCGATGCGGCATCGGTCAAGGCGCTGGAAGCGCGCCTGGCGCGCATGAATCCACGCGCGCCGATCAGCCATGTCGACTTCGGGCACGCACCGGTGGCCGATGTGCTCGACATCCGCGGTTTCAACCTCAATGACAAGCTCGAACTCGATCCCGCTTTCCTGACCCAGGATGAAGCGCACGATCACGCGCACGATCACGGCCACGAACATGTACACACCGAAGCCTGCGACCACAGTCAGGATGCGCATTCCGGTGAGCACGACAATGCGCACGACCACCATCACAGCCACCACAGTGACGACATTGCCGCCTTTGTCTTCAAGAGCGAGCGGGCGTTCGACCCAGAACGGCTGGACCAGTTTCTCGGCAGCCTGGTCCAGGTGTTCGGCCCCCGCATGCTGCGCTACAAAGGCGTGCTGCTGATGGAAGGGGCTGACCGCAAGGTGGTGTTCCAGGGGGTGCACCAGATTATGGGCAGTGACCTGGGCGCAAAATGGGCCGAACATGAGCCGCGCGCGAGCAAGATGGTGTTTATTGGCAAAAATTTACCGAAAGATGTCTTTATCCGTGGTTTGGAACAATGTTTGGTATAA
- the dksA gene encoding RNA polymerase-binding protein DksA, whose amino-acid sequence MKDTVAKTPRKAGTAGTGVIKKVASALAKKIAGVLSPPAKTPAARAKVAARPATGAAAPKPEERKPAKGAVKGAAKAAAARKTAQPAVKAGAPAAAVKTAPARATVKAAAVKPATVKAAGKTPGKAAAAPKRTAQRAATPAVPEAVAVCTKKTVAQAPVQVGETGARTAAGGVTAELADKMKTSVVSKVSEVMTKTTKSTPAANTEGRILSEDEIRSMNDKDYMNADQLAFFKARLQQLEKDLLKNAGETTEHLRETVLVPDPADRATIEEEHALELRTRDRERKLLKKVQQSIAAIDAGDYGWCEETGEPIGIPRLIARPTATLSLEAQQRRELKQKLYGD is encoded by the coding sequence ATGAAGGACACGGTAGCGAAAACGCCACGCAAGGCCGGGACCGCCGGTACTGGCGTGATCAAGAAAGTTGCCAGTGCACTGGCCAAGAAGATCGCCGGTGTATTATCGCCGCCAGCGAAGACGCCTGCAGCCAGGGCGAAAGTGGCAGCCCGGCCCGCCACCGGTGCAGCAGCGCCCAAGCCGGAGGAGCGCAAGCCGGCAAAGGGGGCGGTAAAAGGTGCGGCCAAGGCTGCAGCGGCCCGCAAGACGGCGCAGCCGGCCGTGAAGGCGGGGGCGCCGGCCGCGGCAGTCAAGACGGCGCCTGCGAGGGCGACAGTCAAGGCGGCGGCAGTCAAGCCGGCGACAGTCAAGGCGGCGGGCAAGACGCCGGGCAAGGCGGCAGCGGCACCGAAACGCACGGCGCAGCGCGCCGCGACGCCGGCAGTACCAGAAGCAGTTGCAGTGTGTACGAAAAAGACGGTCGCGCAAGCTCCCGTTCAGGTTGGCGAAACAGGCGCGCGCACCGCAGCAGGAGGTGTCACAGCCGAGTTAGCTGATAAAATGAAAACCTCTGTCGTATCGAAGGTAAGTGAAGTCATGACCAAAACAACTAAATCGACCCCAGCCGCCAATACAGAAGGCCGCATCCTCTCGGAAGACGAAATCCGGAGCATGAACGACAAGGACTACATGAACGCCGACCAGCTCGCGTTCTTCAAGGCCCGCCTGCAGCAGCTGGAAAAAGACCTGCTCAAGAATGCAGGCGAGACCACCGAACACCTGCGCGAAACCGTGCTGGTGCCGGACCCGGCTGACCGCGCCACGATCGAAGAAGAACACGCGCTCGAACTGCGCACGCGCGACCGCGAGCGCAAGCTGCTCAAGAAAGTGCAGCAATCGATTGCCGCCATCGATGCCGGCGACTATGGCTGGTGCGAGGAAACGGGCGAGCCGATCGGCATTCCACGCCTGATCGCGCGCCCGACCGCGACGCTGTCGCTGGAAGCCCAGCAGCGCCGCGAACTGAAACAGAAACTGTACGGCGATTGA
- a CDS encoding STAS domain-containing protein: protein MGIFSIFKGKKQQPEGAETAPESRLRGEPSRLILDGDAERARQREIARATAAKIDAIESAMADDIFNTPEPAWGSGPRRRPGAPSRPDDDGDTLPMLELATTELLADDGGLDSPVHAQTAPIIEEIAIMFANDQMAVAEQMLIESLRDVGRTDRTVWWMLFDLYQVMGRQDDFDNVAIDYASQFETSPPTWAPPPAAGAEDAAFAGVTPTEVFAGVLDAQVAPRLERLLGLADDNQVLRLEFGRITDVTPEGCQLMLNTLNTLRKRERELIVAGAAELAELVRSTIAIGDRDASEAPWMLLLALLQLLNREKDFEETAMDYCVTFEVSPPSFETPQHVATTNTITAPTRTECFMLPSVVNSGANALFDAIDAYAAQAPTLLIDCSRLARVDYGAASAMLNRLRPIAAEKKIEFRDMNHLVAALFKLLSYSEVARMFPHKY, encoded by the coding sequence GTGGGAATTTTCTCCATTTTCAAGGGAAAAAAGCAGCAGCCGGAAGGTGCCGAGACGGCACCTGAATCGCGCCTGCGCGGCGAACCGTCACGCCTGATCCTTGACGGCGACGCCGAGCGCGCCCGCCAGCGTGAAATTGCCCGCGCCACCGCCGCCAAGATCGACGCCATCGAGTCTGCCATGGCCGATGACATTTTCAATACGCCGGAACCGGCCTGGGGCAGCGGCCCGCGCCGCCGCCCGGGCGCCCCGTCCCGTCCCGACGACGATGGCGACACCCTGCCCATGCTGGAACTGGCCACCACGGAGCTGCTGGCCGACGATGGCGGCCTCGACAGCCCGGTGCATGCCCAGACCGCGCCCATCATCGAAGAAATCGCCATCATGTTCGCCAACGACCAGATGGCCGTGGCCGAGCAGATGCTCATTGAAAGCCTGCGCGATGTGGGCCGCACCGACCGCACGGTGTGGTGGATGCTGTTCGACCTGTACCAGGTCATGGGCCGCCAGGACGATTTTGACAACGTCGCCATCGATTACGCGAGCCAGTTTGAAACGTCGCCCCCCACCTGGGCCCCGCCGCCCGCCGCCGGCGCCGAAGACGCCGCCTTTGCCGGCGTCACCCCCACCGAAGTGTTTGCCGGCGTGCTCGACGCGCAAGTGGCACCGCGCCTCGAGCGCCTGCTGGGACTGGCCGACGACAACCAGGTGCTGCGCCTCGAGTTCGGCCGCATCACCGACGTGACGCCGGAAGGCTGCCAGCTCATGCTGAACACGCTCAATACGCTGCGCAAGCGCGAGCGCGAGCTGATCGTGGCGGGCGCGGCGGAACTGGCCGAACTGGTGCGCTCGACCATTGCCATTGGCGACCGCGACGCCAGCGAAGCGCCCTGGATGCTGCTGCTGGCGCTGCTGCAGCTGCTCAACCGCGAAAAGGATTTCGAAGAAACGGCCATGGATTACTGCGTCACCTTCGAAGTGTCGCCGCCCTCGTTTGAAACCCCGCAGCACGTGGCCACCACCAACACCATCACCGCGCCCACCCGCACCGAATGCTTCATGCTGCCCTCGGTGGTCAACAGCGGCGCCAACGCCCTGTTCGACGCCATCGACGCCTACGCCGCCCAGGCGCCCACCCTGCTCATCGACTGCTCGCGCCTGGCGCGGGTCGACTACGGCGCCGCCAGCGCCATGCTCAACCGCCTGCGCCCGATCGCGGCCGAGAAAAAAATCGAGTTCCGCGACATGAACCATCTGGTGGCGGCGCTGTTCAAACTCCTGAGCTATTCGGAAGTGGCCAGGATGTTCCCGCACAAGTATTAG